The window TGTGTTCAACCTGGGCACGGACCCCGACCAGGCCGTAGTGAACGTAAACACCCGCATAGCGCAGGTGCTCAACCGCCTGCCCATACTGGTGCAGCGCGAGGGCGTGATTGTGAACCGCGTGGTGCCCAACATGCTGATGTACGTGAACTTGTACTCCAAAGACAAGAACACGGACATGAAGTACCTGTTCAACTTCGCCGGGGTGAACATGATACCCGAGCTGCAGCGCCTGGGCGGCATCGGCCGGGCCAGCATCCTGGGCAGCCGGCAGTACGCCATGCGCATTTGGCTGAAGCCCGACCGCATGCGGGCCTACAACATCTCGGTTGATGACGTGATGAAGGCCTTGGACGAGCAGAGCGTGATTGGCTCGCCGGGCCGCATCGGCCGCTCCGACGGCGGGCAGGCACAGTCGCTGGAATACGTGCTCAGCTACAAGGGCCGCTTCAACGACGTGGAAGAGTACAAGAACGTGATTCTCAGGGCCAACCCCGACGGCGAGAGCCTGCACCTGAAAGACATTGCCAACGTGTCGCTGGGCTCGGAGTTCTACGACATCTACTCCAATCTGAACCAGTATCCCTCGGCGGCCATCGTGCTTAAGCAGACCTACGGCTCCAACGCCTCGGACGTAATTAAGGAGGTGAAGGCCAAGCTGGAAGAGCTGAAAAAAACCAGCTTCCCGCCCGGCATGGACTACAAAATCACCTACGATGTGTCGAACTTTCTCGACGCCTCGATTGAGAACGTAATTCACACCCTGCGCGACGCCTTTATTCTGGTGGCCCTGGTAGTATTCCTTTTCCTCGGCGACTGGCGCTCCACGCTGATTCCGGCCATTGCCGTGCCGGTGTCGCTCATTGGCTCGTTCATGGCGATGCAGGCTTTCGGGCTTACCATCAATATGATTACGCTGTTTGCGCTGGTGCTCTCCATCGGTATTGTGGTGGATAACGCCATTGTGGTGATTGAGGCCGTGCACGCCAAGATGGAGGAGAAGCACATGTCACCCTTCAACGCGGTGCGCGAAGTGGTGGGCGAAATCAGCGGCGCCATCATTGCCATTACCATCATGATGACGGCCGTGTTCATTCCGGTGTCGTTCATGAGTGGCCCGGTGGGGATTTTCTACCGGCAGTTTTCCATCACCATGGCCACGGCTATTGTGATTTCGGGCCTGGTGGCTCTGACGCTGACGCCCGTGCTCTGCGCTATGATTCTAAAGAACAACCACGGTAAGCCCAAGAAGAAAACGCCCATCCAGCGCTTCTTCGATGCTTTCAACCGCGGGTTCGAGAAGTTGACCAACGCCTACACCGGCCTGCTGGAGAAGATTGTGGCCAACCGCGTCATCACCTTCGCCATGCTGCTGGCCTTCGGGCTGGGTATCTGGGCCATCACGGCAAAGCTGCCCGCCGGCTTTATCCCCAGCGAAGACCAGGGCCTGATTTACGCCATTGTACAAACACCGCCCGGCACCACGCTGGAGCAAACCAACGCCGTATCACAGCGCCTCGCCAGTCTGGCTAAAGACGTGCCGGGCATCGCCAACATTTCCACGCTGGCCGGTTACGAAGTGCTGACCGAAGGCCGTGGCTCGAACGCGGGTACCTGTCTGATTGACTTGAAGCCATGGTCGGAGCGCAAAGAATCCATTGCCGACATTATCGGGGCGCTGGAGAAAAAAGCGCACGAGATTCCCGGCGCGACCATCGAATTCTTCGAGCCGCCGGCAGTGCCGGGCTACGGCGCGGCGGGTGGTTTCCAGCTGCAGCTGCTGGACAAGACCAACTCCGGCGACTACAAGGCACTGGAAAAGGTGAACAATGAGTTCATCGCCAAGCTGAAAAAGCGCAAGGAGCTGACCGGCGTATTCACCTTCTTCTCGGCCAACTATCCGCAGTACGAGCTCCAGATTGACAACGAGCTGGCCATGCAAAAAGGCGTGAGCATCGGCAATGCCATGAACACGCTGAGCATCATGGTGGGCTCCACCTACGAGCTGGGCTTCATTAAGTACCAGCGCTTCTTTAAGGTGTACGTGCAGGCTTCGCCCGAATACCGGAAGCTGCCGCAGGACGTGCTAAACATGTGGGCCAAAAACGACAAGGGTGAAATGGTGCCGTTCTCGGCCTTCATGAAAATCGTGAAGTCGCAGGGCGCCAACGAAATCAACCGCTACAACATGTACACCACGGCCTCTATCCGGGGCGGGGCGGCCGAGGGCTACAGCTCGGGCGAAGCCATTAAGGCGGTACAGGAAGTAGCCCAGAGTCTGCCCCACGGCTACGACATTGACTGGGGCGGCTTGTCGAAAGACGAAGTATCGCGCGGCAATGAGTCGACCGTTATTTTCATCATCGTACTGGTGTTCGTGTACCTGGTGCTGGCGGCGCAGTACGAAAGCTTCCTGCTGCCGCTGGCCGTAATTTTCTCACTGATTGCGGGCGTGTTCGGGTCGTTCCTGTTCATCAAGATGTTTGGCCTGGCCAACGACATCTACGCCCAGGTAGGCTTGGTAATGCTCGTCGGTCTGCTGGGTAAAAACGCAGTACTGATTGTGGAATTCGCGGCCCTGAAACACGAGGAAGGCATGTCCGTGCGAGACGCGGCCATCGAAGGTGCCAAAGTGCGTTTCCGTCCTATTCTGATGACATCCTTCGCCTTCATTGCCGGCCTGATTCCGCTGGTGGTAGCCACGGGCGCGGGCGCCATCGGCAACCGGACTATCGGCTCATCGGCCCTGGGCGGCATGTTGTTTGGTACCGTGTTTGGGGTAATAATTATTCCTGGTCTGTACTACTTCTTCGGCACCCTGGCCGGCAAGAGCAAGCTGATTCGAGACGAAAACGAGTCGCCAATTCTGGAAGGAATTGAGCCGCGGGTATTAATTGAAGAAACAGAGGAATATGCTTAATAGAAGCTTAAATCAATTGCTGGGAGCTGCCCTGCTGGCTATTACAGTTGGGGCCTGCAAAACGCCCGAGCTGGTTGTGAAAACGGAAAGCCGCAACACTCCCGCCAGCTACTCTACCGCAGTAGCTACTTCGGACAGCACCAACATGGCCCGCGTCTCGTGGCAGCAATTCTTCACCGACCCTAACCTGCAGGCCCTGATTGGCACTGCCCTGCAGAACAACCAGGAGCTGAACATTACGCAGCAGGAAATTGAAATTGCCCGCAATGAAATTCGTGCCCGCAAAGGCGAGTACCTGCCTTCCGTTAGCTTAGGCGGCCGGGTAGGGGCTGAGAAAGTGGGCCGCTATACGCTCCAGGGTGCTACGGAAGAAAACGTTAACATTGAGGAAGGCCATGCTACGCCCGACCCTCTGACGGAATTTCAGCTGGGTGCTTTTGCTACCTGGGAGGTGGATATCTGGCATAAGCTGCGCACGGCCCGTAAAGCTGCTGCTACCCGTTACCTGGCCAGCATGGAAGGTCGTAACTTCATGGTTACTAACCTTATTTCCGAGCTGGCTACTTCCTATTACGAGCTACTGGCGCTGGATAATCAGCTGGCCATTGTGCAGCAGAACATCGGTATTCAGAGCAATGCCCTGGAGCTGGTGCGCCTGCAGAAAGAGTCGGCGCGGGTTACGGAGCTGGCCGTGAAGCGCTTTGAAGCCCAGGTGCAGCACTCCCGCAGCCTGCAGTTCCGGCTGCAGCAGCAAATTGTGGAAACCGAGAACCGCATCAACTACCTGGCTGGCCGTTACCCGCAGCCCGTTGCCCGGAATGCCCAAGCGTTTAACGATTTGCTGCCGCAGGCTATTCAGGCAGGGCTGCCCGCCCAGATGCTGAGCAACCGGCCCGATGTACGCCAGGCAGAGCAGAACCTGGCCGCCGCGAAGCTGGACGTGCAGGTGGCGCGCGCCAACTTCTATCCTTCGCTCTCCCTTGCGGCGGGCGTTGGGCTGGCGGCCTTTAAACCAGGCTTACTGGTTTCTTCACCGGAATCGATGCTCTTTTCGCTGGCGGGTGATATGATGGCTCCGCTGGTGAATAAGAATGGAATAAAGGCCATGTATTACAATGCCAATGCCGTTCAGACCCAGGCAGTGTATAAGTACGAGCAGACCATCCTGAATGCCTATGTGGAAGTAGCCAACCAGCTTTCCAATATCAGCAACCTGGAAAAAAGCTACGACGCCAAAGCCAAGGAAGTAGCGGCGCTGAACCAGTCCGTGGAAATTTCCAACAGCCTGTTCCGCTCGGCTCGGGCAGACTATACGGAAGTTCTTTTCACCCAGCGTGATGCCCTGGAATCTAAGTTCGACCTGATTGAAACAAAAATGCAGCAGCTCAATGCCTCGGTGAATGTGTATCGGGCGCTGGGTGGCGGCTGGAGGTAAGCCCGGCAGAATGCCCCACACAGGCGAGTAAGGCGTAACGACCCCGGTATAAGGACAGCAAGTTGTACGCTACCTTATGCCGGGGTCATTTTTTTGTGATATGGGTATGAAGGAAGCAGCAGCTGGCGCAACGCTTTATAGCAGTCGGATGTGGCTATAGATGCCTTATCCTGGCGGGCGGTGTGGTGGTATTGGGAACAATTACTTTCTTTGTCGCCCTTCCTGGCGCGGTAAGAAGCCGCCAGCCTTTTAGGAGCTGAGTCCGTATCACAACCACCCGCAGGAAATCAAT is drawn from Hymenobacter sp. DG25B and contains these coding sequences:
- a CDS encoding efflux RND transporter permease subunit, with the protein product MFSKFIRRPVFAIVISVVILLMGGLAIMKLPTSQFPEISPPLVMVSAAYPGASAKVLTESVLIPLEQAVNGVPGMKYMTSDAVSAGEANIQIVFNLGTDPDQAVVNVNTRIAQVLNRLPILVQREGVIVNRVVPNMLMYVNLYSKDKNTDMKYLFNFAGVNMIPELQRLGGIGRASILGSRQYAMRIWLKPDRMRAYNISVDDVMKALDEQSVIGSPGRIGRSDGGQAQSLEYVLSYKGRFNDVEEYKNVILRANPDGESLHLKDIANVSLGSEFYDIYSNLNQYPSAAIVLKQTYGSNASDVIKEVKAKLEELKKTSFPPGMDYKITYDVSNFLDASIENVIHTLRDAFILVALVVFLFLGDWRSTLIPAIAVPVSLIGSFMAMQAFGLTINMITLFALVLSIGIVVDNAIVVIEAVHAKMEEKHMSPFNAVREVVGEISGAIIAITIMMTAVFIPVSFMSGPVGIFYRQFSITMATAIVISGLVALTLTPVLCAMILKNNHGKPKKKTPIQRFFDAFNRGFEKLTNAYTGLLEKIVANRVITFAMLLAFGLGIWAITAKLPAGFIPSEDQGLIYAIVQTPPGTTLEQTNAVSQRLASLAKDVPGIANISTLAGYEVLTEGRGSNAGTCLIDLKPWSERKESIADIIGALEKKAHEIPGATIEFFEPPAVPGYGAAGGFQLQLLDKTNSGDYKALEKVNNEFIAKLKKRKELTGVFTFFSANYPQYELQIDNELAMQKGVSIGNAMNTLSIMVGSTYELGFIKYQRFFKVYVQASPEYRKLPQDVLNMWAKNDKGEMVPFSAFMKIVKSQGANEINRYNMYTTASIRGGAAEGYSSGEAIKAVQEVAQSLPHGYDIDWGGLSKDEVSRGNESTVIFIIVLVFVYLVLAAQYESFLLPLAVIFSLIAGVFGSFLFIKMFGLANDIYAQVGLVMLVGLLGKNAVLIVEFAALKHEEGMSVRDAAIEGAKVRFRPILMTSFAFIAGLIPLVVATGAGAIGNRTIGSSALGGMLFGTVFGVIIIPGLYYFFGTLAGKSKLIRDENESPILEGIEPRVLIEETEEYA
- a CDS encoding TolC family protein, with the protein product MLNRSLNQLLGAALLAITVGACKTPELVVKTESRNTPASYSTAVATSDSTNMARVSWQQFFTDPNLQALIGTALQNNQELNITQQEIEIARNEIRARKGEYLPSVSLGGRVGAEKVGRYTLQGATEENVNIEEGHATPDPLTEFQLGAFATWEVDIWHKLRTARKAAATRYLASMEGRNFMVTNLISELATSYYELLALDNQLAIVQQNIGIQSNALELVRLQKESARVTELAVKRFEAQVQHSRSLQFRLQQQIVETENRINYLAGRYPQPVARNAQAFNDLLPQAIQAGLPAQMLSNRPDVRQAEQNLAAAKLDVQVARANFYPSLSLAAGVGLAAFKPGLLVSSPESMLFSLAGDMMAPLVNKNGIKAMYYNANAVQTQAVYKYEQTILNAYVEVANQLSNISNLEKSYDAKAKEVAALNQSVEISNSLFRSARADYTEVLFTQRDALESKFDLIETKMQQLNASVNVYRALGGGWR